A region of Lycium barbarum isolate Lr01 chromosome 3, ASM1917538v2, whole genome shotgun sequence DNA encodes the following proteins:
- the LOC132631241 gene encoding uncharacterized protein LOC132631241, with protein sequence MWQLHCKMKIVAAKLSSWSREAYGDLFRSVKEAEKKVNNLERKLVEDSNEEDRCALSKAKVGFTRLFKNQEEMLRQKERARWLKDGDKNTAYFHKVIKDRRRRLSIHNIQDKEGHRIQGHQNIATAAIHHFEELFKYHECIGDFRILPGTKKGFRRNEQNAHSQTFHLRSERSSEEYFEGAPLPSKIIAKILAKRVREILPLIISPNKSGFTQGRQIADNILLAQELVQDINKFNQHDNIVLKLDMAKAYDRVAWPYLCRIMRKLGFNETWIDLIYRHISNNWYSIILNGTRNGFFKSNRGLRQGDPLSPALFVISAELLSILLNSLSLNENYSGYYKPIKGPSQLINKNKSCVALAPKANIELIHKVVYITRMHKKEWPIKYLGCPLFVGRMKILFFSEMVQSITKRIHTWHSKFLSMGGKIVLIKHVLLVMPMHLLAAMKPPKGTFEQIEGAIADSFGMGMTT encoded by the exons ATGTGGCAACTGCACTGTAAAATGAAAATAGTTGCTGCAAAACTCAGCTCTTGGTCAAGAGAGGCATATGGAGATCTATTTAGAAGTGTTAAAGAAGCAGAGAAAAAGGTAAATAATCTAGAAAGAAAGCTAGTAGAAGATTCTAATGAGGAAGACAGATGTGCTCTGAGCAAAGCAAAGGTAGGGTTCACAAGATTATTCAAAAACCAAGAGGAAATGCTTAGACAGAAAGAAAGAGCAAGATGGCTAAAAGATGGGGACAAGAACACAGCCTACTTCCACAAAGTAATAAAAGATAGGAGAAGGAGGCTCAGTATCCATAACATTCAAGACAAGGAGGGTCATAGAATACAAGGGCACCAGAACATTGCAACTGCAGCTATACACCATTTTGAAGAGCTGTTCAAGTATCATGAATGCATAGGTGACTTCAGAATCTTGCCAGGTACCAAGAAGGGTTTCAGAAGAAATGAACAAAATGCTCACAGCCAAACCTTCCATTTAAGAAGTGAAAGAAGCAGTGAAG AATACTTTGAAGGTGCTCCATTACCAAG TAAGATCATTGCTAAAATCTTGGCTAAAAGAGTAAGAGAGATCCTCCCCCTCATTATTTCCCCCAATAAAAGTGGCTTTACTCAGGGTAGACAAATTGCTGATAATATCCTTCTAGCACAAGAACTAGTGCAGGACATTAATAAGTTTAACCAGCATGATAATATTGTTTTAAAGCTAGATATGGccaaagcatatgatagagttGCTTGGCCATATCTGTGTAGAATTATGAGGAAACTAGGCTTTAATGAAACTTGGATTGATTTGATTTATAGGCATATCTCTAATAATTGGTACTCTATTATTCTTAATGGAACCAGAAATGGTTTCTTCAAATCCAACAGAGGTCTCAGGCAAGGAGACCCTCTGTCTCCTGCACTCTTTGTAATAAGTGCGGAACTGTTATCTATTTTGCTCAATAGCTTGTCTTTGAATGAGAATTACTCAGGGTACTACAAACCTATAAAGGGACCAA GTCAGCTTATAAACAAGAATAAAAGCTGTGTGGCCCTGGCTCCAAAAGCAAATATTGAACTCATTCACAAAGTGGTCTACATCACTAGAATGCATAAAAAAGAATGGCCTATCAAGTACTTGGGGTGCCCCCTATTTGTTGGAAGAATGAAGATCTTGTTTTTCTCAGAGATGGTTCAATCTATCACCAAAAGGATCCACACTTGGCACTCTAAATTCCTCTCAATGGGTGGCAAAATTGTTCTGATCAAACATGTATTACTTGTAATGCCAATGCACTTGTTGGCAGCCATGAAGCCTCCAAAAGGGACTTTTGAGCAGATTGAAGGGGCCATAGCAGATTCCTTTGGAATGGGAATGACAACATGA